From the genome of Notolabrus celidotus isolate fNotCel1 chromosome 5, fNotCel1.pri, whole genome shotgun sequence, one region includes:
- the LOC117812739 gene encoding cytochrome c oxidase assembly factor 4 homolog, mitochondrial isoform X1: MKLIEAFRVQNTRLLLSTPTLTRMSSPSPHDRSRKEEDEDDPVDRMISRTGCADLHYAVQECMAEHQDWRACQSQVQTFKNCMMNFQTARKEQLRKQQQQGSTETAPS, translated from the exons ATGAAATTAATAGAAGCATTCAGGGTTCAAAATACCAG ACTGCTTTTGTCAACACCTACACTGACCAGGATGTCGTCCCCCTCACCCCACGATCGCAGTCGtaaagaggaggacgaggacgaCCCTGTTGATCGAATGATATCCCGTACGGGCTGCGCGGATCTACATTACGCCGTGCAGGAGTGCATGGCTGAACACCAGGACTGGAGAGCGTGTCAGAGCCAGGTCCAGACTTTCAAAAACTGCATGATGAATTTCCAAACTGCCCGGAAGGAACAGctgaggaagcagcagcagcaaggctCTACTGAAACTGCGCCCAGCTGA
- the LOC117812739 gene encoding cytochrome c oxidase assembly factor 4 homolog, mitochondrial isoform X2, with translation MSSPSPHDRSRKEEDEDDPVDRMISRTGCADLHYAVQECMAEHQDWRACQSQVQTFKNCMMNFQTARKEQLRKQQQQGSTETAPS, from the coding sequence ATGTCGTCCCCCTCACCCCACGATCGCAGTCGtaaagaggaggacgaggacgaCCCTGTTGATCGAATGATATCCCGTACGGGCTGCGCGGATCTACATTACGCCGTGCAGGAGTGCATGGCTGAACACCAGGACTGGAGAGCGTGTCAGAGCCAGGTCCAGACTTTCAAAAACTGCATGATGAATTTCCAAACTGCCCGGAAGGAACAGctgaggaagcagcagcagcaaggctCTACTGAAACTGCGCCCAGCTGA
- the LOC117812983 gene encoding olfactory receptor 1-like, which yields MGPEEKLNTTFVRPARFYLSGFTNIPHVKYYYVFLCFVYILTVLGNGSLMLVIYLVEALHTPKYMIVFNLALVDLCGSTALIPKLLDSFLFNRRYIVYEACLSYMFFVILFGGLQSWTLVTMAFDRLIAICFPLRYHSIVTKQVIGVMLMFSWVFITGLLTCFLKLIDRLSFCGSLVVTSFYCDHPLVYRLACNDNSMNILMSYIGLFAIICIPPILIALTYVCISVALKRIASGEERLRAFKTCSYHLILVAIFFLPVLCNNIISLSSYIHPNVRIINNSLTLTIPAMLNPIVYALKTEEVLNSIKKILKRKKINKARKK from the coding sequence ATGGGTCCAGAAGAGAAACTTAACACCACGTTTGTTCGCCCTGCAAGGTTCTATCTCAGTGGGTTTACCAACATCCCTCATGTGAAGTATTactatgtgttcctgtgttttgtCTACATCCTGACTGTTCTGGGGAATGGCTCCCTCATGTTAGTTATTTACCTGGTGGAGGCCCTGCATACTCCCAAATACATGATTGTGTTTAACCTGGCGTTGGTAGATTTGTGTGGCAGCACGGCTCTCATACCAAAACTCTTAGACTCCTTTTTGTTTAACAGGAGGTACATCGTCTATGAGGCTTGTTTGAGTTACATGTTCTTTGTTATATTGTTTGGAGGCTTGCAGTCATGGACGCTTGTCACAATGGCATTTGACAGATTAATAGCGATTTGCTTCCCTCTAAGGTACCATAGTATTGTTACTAAACAAGTTATtggtgtgatgctgatgttttcatgGGTTTTTATTACAGGTTTATTGACATGCTTTTTAAAGCTAATTGATCGTCTTTCATTCTGTGGATCTTTGGTGGTGACAAGCTTTTACTGTGATCATCCCCTTGTTTATCGCCTGGCTTGCAATGACAATTCTATGAATATCCTAATGTCGTATATTGGTTTGTTTGCCATCATCTGTATACCTCCTATTTTGATAGCACTGACATATGTTTGTATTTCAGTAGCACTGAAAAGGATTGCATCAGGAGAGGAGCGACTTAGAGCGTTCAAAACTTGTTCATATCATCTGATTCTTGTGGctattttctttttgccagTTCTTTGCAATAACATAATCTCATTGTCTTCTTATATTCATCCTAATGTCAGGATCATTAACAACTCTCTGACACTCACCATACCAGCAATGCTTAACCCCATTGTGTACGCTTTAAAGACAGAGGAAGTTCTTAACTCTATCAAGAAGAttctgaaaagaaagaagataaataaagctcgtaaaaaataa